A stretch of Triticum aestivum cultivar Chinese Spring chromosome 1D, IWGSC CS RefSeq v2.1, whole genome shotgun sequence DNA encodes these proteins:
- the LOC123177948 gene encoding serine carboxypeptidase-like 50, whose translation MEAMQAEAVALTEAARWREAAEARARVLDWLQNATGLATLYDFAKQRPYASAGVEKFLNRAEVKAALGALPDVTWEGCSDAVGEAMYEDVMKSVLPEVDALLRQTRVLLYQGIRDLRDGVVSQEAWIKELKWGGLRAFQDAERAVWRTGEGEEQELAGYVQRSGVLTHVVVYGAGHLVPADNGRATQEMIEGWVMQTGVFGSGMR comes from the coding sequence ATGGAGGCGATGCAGGCGGAGGCGGTGGCCCTCACGGAGGCCGCGCGGTggcgggaggcggctgaggcgcggGCCCGCGTGCTTGACTGGCTGCAGAATGCCACGGGCCTCGCCACGCTCTACGACTTCGCCAAGCAGCGGCCGTACGCGTCGGCTGGCGTCGAGAAGTTCCTCAACAGGGCGGAGGTCAAGGCAGCGCTGGGCGCGCTCCCGGACGTGACGTGGGAGGGGTGCAGCGACGCGGTGGGAGAGGCCATGTACGAGGACGTGATGAAGAGCGTGCTGCCGGAGGTGGATGCGCTTCTCCGGCAGACGCGCGTGCTGCTGTACCAGGGCATCCGCGACCTCCGGGACGGCGTCGTGTCGCAGGAGGCGTGGATCAAGGAGCTAAAGTGGGGCGGCCTGCGCGCGTTCCAGGACGCCGAGCGCGCCGTGTGGCGGACCGGCGAAGGGGAGGAGCAGGAGCTCGCTGGGTACGTGCAGCGGTCGGGGGTGCTGACGCACGTGGTGGTGTACGGCGCCGGGCACCTCGTGCCGGCGGACAACGGGCGCGCGACGCAGGAGATGATTGAGGGATGGGTCATGCAGACGGGCGTCTTTGGAAGCGGCATGAGGTAG